One segment of Castanea sativa cultivar Marrone di Chiusa Pesio chromosome 3, ASM4071231v1 DNA contains the following:
- the LOC142627186 gene encoding trans-Golgi network-localized SYP41-interacting protein 1 isoform X2, which yields MSENHSSEQVLEVSGAQNSNFLDPNPDHAIRAPQEANGYDHDHDQVNQEPALLSVMGRADDDIDNDNDNDNGVSEEEEEGGDFVDCSDELVSSAEKEAAVVAVVREESGDDGVRGVENGVLDGYVQPELQQQRRLSNAREYKDEREAFAREVAELRHGLKALINHQQPLLGDNESGENDNSPLLEMIKECSLFVKLASEERLQAEGTMREIRGVILTKEQEIGDLNARVSELSLANDAAASYMSSVQNSLEVSLEKDRHVDDVANRMLASLASVGYQEESLENSISGKIIQVEKGNSLLIEKYNQILSEIDQLRQCLNETGVDIRVQEGHGAICVAARDELLELKRKEEDLIDKVRHLEDENRKLVEQLDGHKEMVEKVNAELANTKIEVEQEKVRCANTKEKLTMAVTKGKALVQQRDSLKHSLADKTSELEKCLIALQEKSSALESDELSKEELVKSENLIASLQETLLERTSVLEKIDEIMSEAGVPEELLSMDIRERFRWLVDERNVLKDVSLESQKLKDAFSSFDLPETVSSSDLEARVGWLRESFYRAKDDVNSLQDEIAKTREAGHNEIDRLSASLSTALQEKDYLETELADLMRKYEEIVEKEHQVTLEKDHLSASLSTALQEKDYLQTELAELMSKYEEIVVKERQVTLEKDQLSASLSAELQEKDYFQTELADLMGKYKEIVEKEHQVSVEKDQIVKMLIEVSGTEMENEEGVYQTFSDNSSLVHRCFEKIKEQSSAILDSSYVNAELFERVQSLLYVRDHELMLCEKLLEEEMMVRSEEEKLLNELKLVSEELVALKEEKSFLWKDLERSEEKSALVDKLSNELKLVSEELVVLKEEKISLHKDFERFEEKSALVEKLSSELKLVSEELVALKEEKSSLQNDVERSEEKSTLVEKLSNELKLVSEELVALKEENSSLQRDLERLEEKSALVEKLSNELKLVSEELVALKEEKSSLQNELERSEEKSVMVEKLSNELKLLSEELVALKEEKSSLQNDLERSEEKSTLVEKLSNELKLVSEKLVALKEEKSSLQKDLERLEEKSALVEKLSNELKLVSEELVELKEEKSSLWKDLERSEEKSTLVDKFSNELKLVSEELVALKEEKISLQKDLERLEEKSTLVEKVSNELKLVSEEIVALKEEKSSLQKDLERSEEKSALVREKLSMAVKKGKGLVQDRENLKKLLDEKNSEIQKLKLELQQQESAVADCRDQIETLSTDVEHIPKLEADLAAMKDQRDQLEQFLLESNKILQKLVESIDGIVLPVDTVFDEPVGKVNWLSGYINECLEAKTHAEQELGKVKEDASTLVSELAEAQATVKSLEDALSVAENNVTQLAEEKRELEVGKTNIEQELQKAVEEACSQTSKFVEACATRKSLEEALSLAENNISVLFREKEEAQVSKTAAEMDLEKVKEEVAIQTSKLTEAFKTIKSLEDSLSQVETNVALLTEQNNDAQVGRTNLENELKKLQEEAGSQANKLADSYAKIKSLEDALSRAEEDVSVLQGEKKNAEEELLSLNSKLNACMEELAGTSGSFESKSIELAGHLNDLQVIMKDETLLSRVKECFEKKFESLRKMDLILKNIRTHFVEVDLEELQSHHVMEDDSNVMKSFSNSLNNIVDVEINNSRVSAADGDNISSHFRKTVEGFQSRNKIIYDKVEGFSSFIDECIAGLLRKLQETQDGVVFVLEHIESLKQKSKNLEMIQQEQETTISILENDVATLLSACTDATRELQIEVKNNLLELISVPELEKLNHTLSLEMRDTDGDATVEQQQRLDGNKHVDAANKLLLATRKFQSLVKQFESTSNVAAATVEELQNKLKQSITSLEKAIEERDLNQDRVSKLESEVEELQTSCSELRLKLNDSHSKEDKLKEREAEISSLSNTLLMKEKEAEDSLLSASQVKTLLDKVGGIEIPTAESEVGDLVPHNSAHVKKLFYIIDTVTELQQQVRLLSHDKEELQSTITTQILEIEHLKEEVEKLVRDRQDSEKVKDELSEFTFGLEKIIGILGGELFDQKSAGVKGLLSVLEKQVVTMPLELENSKSKAQELGTKLLASQKVVDELSVKVKVLEDSLQDRSAQTEIVQERSIFEAPSLPTGSEISEIEDATSKSPVLPATVARTVRKGSAEHLAINVDVESERLINNEGSDEDKGHVFKSLNTSGLIPKQGKLIADRVDGIWVSGGRLLMSRPQARLGLIAYSLLLHIWLLATIL from the exons ATGTCTGAGAATCATAGCTCAGAGCAGGTTCTGGAAGTTTCTGGAGCTCAGAATAGCAACTTTCTTGACCCGAATCCGGATCATGCAATTCGGGCACCCCAAGAAGCTAACGGGTATGACCATGACCATGACCAAGTCAATCAG GAACCGGCGTTATTGTCGGTGATGGGTCGTGCTGATGATGATattgataatgataatgataatgataatgggGTTtcggaggaggaggaagaggggGGTGATTTTGTTGACTGCTCGGACGAGTTGGTTTCGAGTGCTGAGAAGGAAGCAGCAGTTGTAGCAGTAGTGAGGGAAGAATCGGGTGATGATGGGGTTCGAGGAGTCGAAAATGGGGTGTTGGATGGTTACGTGCAGCCGGAACTACAACAACAACGACGACTGAGCAATGCACGGGAATACAAG GACGAAAGAGAGGCGTTTGCTAGGGAAGTTGCTGAGCTTCGTCACGGGCTTAAGGCTCTGATTAATCATCAGCAGCCGTTGCTTGGTGATAATGAGAGTGGGGAAAATGATAATAGCCCTTTGCTTGAAATGATAAAGGAATGCTCACTGTTTGTTAAATTAGCTTCAGAGGAACGATTGCAGGCTGAGGGGACAATGAGAGAAATTCGTGGTGTTATTCTTACTAAGGAACAAGAGATTGGAGATCTCAATGCACGGGTTTCTGAGTTGTCATTGGCGAATGATGCTGCGGCATCTTATATGAGTTCAGTTCAGAATTCTTTGGAAGTATCGTTGGAAAAGGATCGGCATGTAGATGATGTGGCAAACAGGATGTTAGCTTCTCTAGCATCGGTAGGTTATCAAGAAGAATCATTGGAGAATTCAATTAGTGGGAAAATAATTCAGGTTGAGAAAGGCAACTCTTTGTTGATTGAGAAGTACAATCAGATTCTTTCTGAAATTGATCAACTTAGGCAATGTTTGAACGAGACTGGGGTTGATATCAGGGTGCAAGAGGGTCATGGGGCTATTTGTGTTGCTGCACGTGATGAGTTACTTGAGCTGAAAAGAAAGGAGGAGGATTTGATTGATAAAGTTAGACATCTAGAGGATGAAAATAGGAAATTAGTGGAACAACTTGACGGGCATAAAGAAATGGTTGAGAAAGTGAATGCAGAACttgcaaacacaaaaatagaagTTGAGCAGGAGAAGGTTAGGTGTGCTAATACCAAAGAGAAGCTTACCATGGCTGTGACAAAGGGAAAGGCATTGGTGCAACAGAGAGACTCATTGAAGCATTCTCTAGCTGATAAAACAAGTGAGCTTGAGAAATGTTTGATTGCATTGCAAGAGAAGTCTAGCGCATTGGAGTCTGATGAACTAAGCAAGGAGGAATTGGTCAAAAGTGAAAATTTGATTGCATCTCTGCAGGAAACACTATTGGAAAGGACTTCCGTTcttgaaaaaattgatgaaattatGTCTGAGGCTGGTGTACCTGAGGAACTTCTTTCGATGGATATTAGAGAGAGATTTAGATGGCTTGTAGATGAGAGAAATGTACTAAAGGATGTTTCACTGGAGTCTCAAAAATTGAAAGATGCTTTTTCCTCATTTGATCTACCGGAGACAGTTTCATCATCTGACTTGGAAGCTCGAGTGGGTTGGCTGAGGGAGTCATTTTACCGGGCTAAAGATGATGTAAATAGTTTGCAGGATGAAATTGCTAAAACAAGGGAAGCTGGCCATAATGAGATTGACCGCTTAAGTGCTTCACTTTCAACAGCATTACAGGAAAAGGATTATCTTGAAACAGAGTTGGCTGATCTGATGAGGAAATATGAAGAGATTGTTGAAAAAGAACATCAAGTTACATTGGAGAAGGATCACTTAAGTGCTTCACTTTCAACAGCATTACAGGAAAAGGATTATCTTCAAACAGAGTTGGCTGAGCTGATGAGCAAATATGAAGAGATTGTTGTAAAAGAACGTCAAGTTACATTGGAGAAGGACCAGTTAAGTGCTTCTCTTTCAGCAGAACTACAGGAAAAGGATTATTTTCAAACAGAGTTGGCCGACCTGATGGGAAAATACAAAGAGATTGTTGAAAAAGAGCATCAAGTTTCAGTGGAGAAGGATCAGATAGTGAAAATGTTGATTGAGGTTTCTGGAACTGAAATGGAAAATGAAGAAGGGGTCTATCAGACTTTCTCTGACAATTCCAGTCTTGTTCACAGATGTTTTGAGAAGATAAAAGAACAGAGCAGTGCCATTTTGGATTCTTCCTATGTTAATGCAGAATTGTTTGAAAGAGTACAAAGTCTCTTGTATGTAAGGGATCACGAATTGATGCTGTGTGAGAAATTACTCGAAGAAGAGATGATGGTCAGATCAGAGGAGGAAAAACTGTTGAATGAGTTAAAGTTGGTTTCTGAAGAACTTGTAGCACTGAAAGAGGAAAAGAGCTTTCTATGGAAGGATCTTGAAAGATCAGAAGAGAAGTCTGCTTTGGTGGATAAATTGTCAAATGAGTTAAAGTTGGTATCTGAAGAACTTGTAGTGCTGAAAGAGGAAAAGATCTCTCTACATAAGGATTTTGAAAGATTTGAAGAGAAGTCTGCTTTGGTGGAAAAACTGTCGAGTGAGTTAAAGTTGGTATCTGAAGAACTTGTAGCACTGAAAGAGGAAAAGAGCTCTCTACAGAATGATGTTGAAAGATCGGAAGAGAAGTCCACTTTGGTGGAAAAACTGTCGAATGAGTTAAAATTGGTATCTGAAGAACTTGTAGCGCTGAAAGAGGAAAATAGCTCTCTACAAAGGGATCTTGAAAGATTGGAAGAGAAGTCTGCTTTGGTGGAAAAACTGTCGAATGAGTTAAAGTTGGTATCTGAAGAACTTGTAGCACTTAAAGAGGAAAAGAGCTCACTTCAGAATGAGCTTGAAAGATCGGAAGAGAAGTCTGTTATGGTGGAAAAACTGTCGAATGAGTTAAAATTGTTATCTGAAGAACTTGTAGCACTGAAAGAGGAAAAGAGCTCACTTCAGAATGATCTTGAAAGATCGGAAGAGAAGTCCACTTTGGTGGAAAAACTGTCGAATGAGTTAAAATTGGTATCTGAAAAACTTGTTGCGCTGAAAGAGGAAAAGAGCTCTCTACAGAAGGATCTTGAAAGATTGGAAGAGAAGTCTGCTTTGGTGGAAAAACTGTCGAATGAGTTAAAGTTGGTATCTGAAGAACTTGTAGAACTGAAAGAGGAAAAGAGCTCTCTATGGAAGGATCTTGAAAGATCAGAGGAGAAGTCCACTTTGGTGgataaattttcaaatgagtTAAAGTTGGTATCTGAAGAACTTGTAGCGCTGAAAGAGGAAAAGATCTCTCTACAGAAGGATCTTGAAAGATTGGAAGAGAAGTCTACTTTGGTGGAAAAAGTGTCGAATGAGTTAAAGTTGGTATCTGAAGAAATTGTAGCACTGAAAGAGGAAAAGAGCTCTCTACAGAAGGATCTTGAAAGATCGGAAGAGAAGTCTGCATTGGTGAGGGAGAAGTTATCCATGGCAGTTAAGAAAGGCAAAGGATTGGTTCAAGATCGGGAGAACTTGAAAAAGCTTCTGGATGAAAAGAActcagaaattcaaaagttgaaGCTCGAGTTACAGCAGCAAGAATCTGCAGTCGCTGACTGCAGAGACCAGATTGAAACATTGTCTACTGACGTAGAGCACATCCCAAAGTTGGAGGCTGATCTTGCTGCGATGAAAGATCAACGTGATCAACTTGAGCAATTCTTATTGGAGAGCAATAAAATTTTACAGAAATTGGTTGAATCTATTGATGGCATCGTTCTTCCTGTTGATACAGTTTTTGATGAGCCCGTAGGAAAGGTGAACTGGCTTTCTGGGTACATTAATGAATGCCTGGAAGCTAAGACGCACGCAGAGCAGGAGTTAGGTAAGGTGAAAGAGGATGCCAGTACCCTGGTTAGTGAGTTAGCAGAAGCCCAAGCAACAGTGAAATCACTGGAAGACGCATTGTCAGTTGCGGAGAACAATGTTACTCAACTAGCTGAAGAAAAGAGGGAATTAGAAGTTGGGAAGACAAATATTGAACAAGAGTTACAGAAAGCAGTAGAAGAAGCTTGTTCCCAGACCAGCAAGTTTGTCGAGGCTTGTGCAACTAGGAAGTCACTTGAAGAGGCCTTATCCCTAGCAGAAAATAATATATCTGTGCTGTTCAGAGAGAAAGAAGAGGCTCAAGTAAGTAAAACTGCTGCAGAGATGGATCTGGAGAAAGTGAAAGAAGAGGTTGCTATTCAGACCAGCAAACTAACAGAGGCCTTCAAAACTATAAAGTCACTTGAAGATTCACTGTCTCAGGTAGAGACTAATGTTGCTTTGCTGACTGAGCAAAATAACGATGCACAAGTTGGTAGAACTAATTTGGAGAATGAGCTAAAGAAGCTGCAAGAGGAAGCTGGGTCCCAAGCTAACAAGCTGGCAGATTCatatgcaaaaataaaatcGCTGGAAGATGCGTTGTCGAGGGCAGAAGAAGATGTTTCTGTACTTCAaggtgaaaagaaaaatgctgaAGAGGAACTATTGTCACTTAATTCCAAGTTAAATGCATGCATGGAAGAGTTGGCTGGAACCAGTGGCAGTTTTGAAAGCAAATCTATAGAGCTTGCTGGACACCTTAACGATCTTCAAGTGATTATGAAAGATGAGACTCTGTTATCAAGGGTAAAAGAATGCTTTGAGAAGAAATTCGAGAGCTTGAGAAAAATGGATCTCATTCTTAAAAACATAAGGACCCATTTCGTAGAAGTGGATTTAGAAGAGCTGCAAAGTCACCATGTCATGGAG GATGATTCAAATGTTATGAAATCTTTCTCAAATAGCCTCAACAATATTGTTGATGTTGAAATCAATAACAGCCGGGTGAGTGCTGCAGATGGTGACAATATTTCTTCACATTTTAGAAAGACTGTGGAAGGGTTCCAGTCgagaaacaaaattatttatgataaaGTCGAAGGTTTTTCATCTTTTATAGATGAGTGTATCGCAGGTTTGTTGAGAAAATTACAGGAAACACAGGATGGTGTAGTATTTGTACTTGAGCACATTGAATCtttgaaacaaaaatcaaagaatctgGAAATGATTCAACAGGAACAGGAGACCACTATATCCATTTTAGAAAATGATGTTGCAACTTTGTTGTCTGCTTGTACTGATGCTACGAGAGAACTGCAGATTGAAGTGAAGAACAATCTATTGGAACTTATCTCTGTTCCTGAGCTTGAGAAGTTGAACCATACTTTGTCTTTAGAAATGAGAGATACTGATGGAGATGCTACAGTTGAGCAGCAACAAAGACTTGATGGCAACAAACATGTTGATGCTGcaaataagttgttattggcaaCTAGAAAATTTCAATCTCTGGTTAAACAGTTTGAGAGCACAAGTAATGTGGCAGCCGCTACAGTTGAAGAATTGcaaaataaattgaaacaaAGTATAACAAGTCTTGAAAAAGCTATTGAAGAAAGGGATCTAAACCAAGATAGAGTTTCCAAGCTAGAGAGTGAGGTAGAAGAGTTGCAAACTTCATGCAGTGAGCTGAGGCTTAAACTAAATGATTCTCATTCCAAAGAGGACAAGTTAAAGGAAAGAGAGGCAGAAATTTCCTCACTGTCCAATACTTTgttaatgaaagaaaaag AGGCAGAAGACTCCCTTCTGTCAGCATCCCAAGTGAAAACACTCCTTGACAAAGTTGGAGGGATTGAAATCCCGACGGCAGAGTCAGAAGTTGGAGACCTGGTGCCCCATAATTCTGCTCATGTAAAGAAGCTCTTTTACATTATTGATACTGTTACTGAGTTGCAGCAGCAAGTGAGGTTATTATCTCATGACAAAGAAGAGCTGCAATCAACAATTACAACACAGATTCTGGAAATTGAGCATCTGAAGGAGGAAGTTGAGAAACTTGTCAGGGACAGACAAGATTCCGAAAAAGTGAAGGATGAACTGTCTGAGTTCACTTTTGGTTTGGAGAAAATTATAGGTATTTTAGGAGGTGAATTGTTTGACCAAAAATCTGCTGGTGTCAAGGGACTTCTGTCAGTATTAGAAAAGCAGGTTGTGACCATGCCTTTGGAattggaaaattcaaaatcaaaagctCAGGAGCTTGGCACAAAGTTGCTTGCAAGCCAAAAGGTTGTGGATGAATTGTCAGTCAAAGTTAAAGTTCTTGAAGACTCACTTCAGGATAGGAGTGCTCAGACAGAGATTGTTCAGGAAAGGAGCATCTTTGAAGCTCCCTCATTGCCTACAGGGTCCGAGATATCTGAAATTGAAGATGCg ACTTCAAAATCTCCTGTCCTGCCAGCCACCGTTGCACGAACTGTGCGAAAGGGTTCAGCTGAGCATCTCGCAATTAATGTTGATGTGGAATCTGAACGTTTGATCAACAATGAGGGAAGTGATGAAGACAAAG GTCATGTATTCAAGTCTCTGAACACGTCAGGTCTCATTCCAAAACAAGGAAAGTTGATTGCAGATCGGGTTGATGGAATCTG GGTATCCGGTGGTCGACTTTTGATGAGTCGTCCCCAAGCAAGGCTAGGCCTTATTGCATATTCGCTCTTGTTGCATATATGGCTGTTGGCAACAATTTTGTGA